One Vanessa cardui chromosome 22, ilVanCard2.1, whole genome shotgun sequence DNA window includes the following coding sequences:
- the LOC124539400 gene encoding UDP-glycosyltransferase UGT5-like, with amino-acid sequence MSRYFIVFVTLIHVIVEIKTAKILGVFPVPSVSHQDVFRPLMLELARRGHEVTMITTNPAFKKGQTPQNFTEINVHDISYERWGVFFADKGNEKDRSQLFYYISELLLDLFAVQLKSPEVQNLIRSDEKFDLVFVESCIRPALIFSHIYNAPVIEFSSLGGVLSAFETIGAATHPLIYPNAMHRRIYDLTLWEKITEVYIHYMNEHIFTKHMETENEVLKSILGSDLPDLKDLRQNVHMMFLNVHPIWDFNRPVPPNVLYLRGLHQKPQNELPEDMKSYLDSSKHGVIYMSFGSNVMPSRLPLEKLKIFTNVFSKLPYDVLWKWDKDELPGRPKNVKISKWLPQSDLLRHPKVKLFITQGGLQSTDEALSAGVPLIGIPMLSDQWFNVEQYVRFNIGKLALLETLTEEQLMDAITTIINDERYRKNVVKLHSFMNDQPQTALERAVWWTEHILRHGDVTYRRTPVANIKWTEYYEVEIVLLLLSALIVLLSVILLAIYLIVSKVNHYMHIKVKRS; translated from the exons ATGTCGAGATATTTTATAGTGTTTGTTACTTTGATACATGTGATCGTTGAAATTAAAACAGCAAAAATATTAGGAGTATTTCCAGTTCCATCTGTGAGTCATCAAGATGTGTTTCGTCCACTTATGTTAGAACTAGCAAGAAGAGGACACGAAGTAACAATGATAACGACGAATCCAGCGTTCAAAAAAGGTCAAACTCCTCAAAATTTTACTGAAATCAATGTCCACGACATTTCCTACGAACGCTGGGGCGTTTTCTTTGCGGATAAAGGAAATGAGAAAGATCGAAGTCAATTATTCTACTACATCAGCGAATTGCTTTTAGACTTGTTTGCAGTACAATTAAAATCTCCAGAAGTTCAAAATTTAATTCGTAGTGATGAGAAATTCGATTTAGTCTTTGTCGAATCCTGTATACGTCCGGCCTTAATATTTTCGCACATTTATAATGCGCCAGTGATCGAATTCAGCTCTTTAGGTGGTGTGCTCTCTGCTTTTGAAACGATAGGAGCAGCCACACATCCTCTCATTTATCCAAATGCTATGCACAGACGAATTTACGACTTGACGTTATGGGAAAAAATTACAGAGGTGTACATTCATTACATGAACGAACACATTTTTACGAAACATATGGAAACGGAAAATGAAGTATTAAAGTCAATTCTTGGTTCAGACCTGCCAGATTTGAAAGACTTGAGGCAGAATGTTCATATGATGTTCCTAAATGTTCACCCCATTTGGGATTTCAATCGACCGGTTCCACCAAACGTGCTGTATTTACGAGGCCTGCATCAGAAACCTCAGAATGAGTTACCAGAG gatATGAAATCATATCTAGACTCTTCAAAACACGGAGTCATTTATATGAGTTTTGGTTCCAATGTTATGCCTTCTCGGCTCCCATTAGAAAAATTGAAGATATTTACGAATGTGTTCTCTAAGCTTCCATACGATGTTTTATGGAAATGGGATAAAGATGAGCTACCCGGACGTCCAAAGAATGTGAAAATTTCGAAATGGCTGCCACAGTCTGATTTGTTAA GACATCCTAAGGTAAAGCTATTTATAACACAGGGCGGCTTGCAATCTACAGATGAAGCGCTTTCTGCTGGAGTGCCCCTTATCGGTATACCGATGCTTAGTGACCAATGGTTTAACGTTGAGCAATACGTTAGATTTAATATTGGAAAACTAGCTTTATTAGAAACGCTAACAGAGGAACAGTTAATGGATGCTATCACGACTATAATCAACGATGAAAG ATATCGCAAAAATGTTGTTAAGCTGCACAGCTTTATGAATGATCAACCACAAACGGCATTGGAACGCGCGGTCTGGTGGACGGAACACATTCTTCGCCACGGAGATGTGACATACCGGCGCACACCTGTAGCGAATATAAAGTGGACTGAGTATTATGAAGTGGAAatagtgttgttgttgttaagcgCTTTGATTGTACTATTATCAGTCATATTATTGGcaatatatttgattgtttCAAAAGTTAATCATTACATGCATATAAAGGTTAAGAgaagttaa
- the LOC124539335 gene encoding UDP-glucosyltransferase 2-like codes for MSKLFKVIYLCACVCVGAETAKILGVFPTPSISHQVVFRPLMLELAKRGHEVTVITTDPAYPKHQAPQNLTEIDVHDMSYDYVKDFLVIHGKEKNPIKLSHVACDFILGVFVMQFKSAEIENLLQSNKQFDLIIVESYIRPALIFSYLYNAPVIEFSSLGGINSALEMVGAVTHPLIYPNALQRRTHNLTFWEKITVLYYYYATEFIFAQHEQTENDVLRSIIGSNIPNLKDLRQNVRMLFLNVHPLWDFNRPVPPNVLYLGGMHLKPQQDLPKDLKSYLDASKNGVIYVSFGTNVKPSVFPRETLKIFTDAFSQLPYDVLWKWDNDELPGRPKNVKVSKWLPQSDLLRHPKIKLFITQGGLQSTDEAITAGVPLIGIPILGDQWFNVEQYVKFNIGKELAIETMTEEQLMAAIKTVIDDKSYRQNIVKLRNFMKDQPQSSLERAVWWTEHVLRHSDVEYRRTPAASVHWTEYYELGIVVLLLSCLVVFLSVAVLAIYFIVSKFEYYTHLKIKKKL; via the exons atgtcgaaattatttaaagtaatctatttgtgtgcgtgtgtgtgtgttggaGCTGAAACGGCAAAAATATTAGGAGTGTTTCCAACTCCTTCTATAAGCCATCAAGTTGTGTTCCGTCCATTGATGCTAGAACTAGCTAAGCGTGGACATGAAGTCACGGTTATAACAACAGATCCAGCATATCCAAAACATCAAGCCCCTCAAAACCTAACTGAAATTGATGTCCACGATATGTCCTATGATTATGTAAAGGATTTTCTGGTAATCCACGGAAAGgagaaaaatccaataaaactTTCTCACGTAGCCTGTGACTTTATTTTAGGTGTATTTGTGATGCAATTTAAATCGGCTGAAATTGAAAATCTTCTGCAGAGTAATAaacaatttgatttgataattgtCGAATCTTACATACGTCCAGCgcttattttttcatatttatataatgcgcCTGTGATCGAATTCAGCTCGTTAGGCGGAATTAATTCAGCGTTGGAAATGGTTGGAGCAGTCACACATCCTCTTATATATCCAAATGCGTTGCAAAGAAGAACTCACAACTTAACATTCTGGGAAAAGAttacagtattatattattattatgcaacAGAATTTATTTTTGCGCAACACGAACAAACAGAAAATGATGTGTTAAGATCAATTATTGGTTCAAATATACCAAATTTGAAGGATTTGAGGCAAAATGTTAGGATGTTGTTCTTAAATGTACATCCTCTATGGGATTTCAATCGGCCTGTTCCTCCAAATGTATTATACTTAGGGGGTATGCATCTAAAACCACAGCAAGACTTACCAAAG GATTTGAAATCATATTTGGATGCATCGAAAAATGGAGTGATATATGTGAGTTTTGGTACAAATGTTAAGCCATCGGTGTTTCCACGGGAGACGTTGAAGATATTTACTGACGCGTTTTCTCAATTGCCTTACGATGTTCTGTGGAAATGGGATAACGACGAGCTTCCAGGACGTCCAAAGAACGTTAAGGTTTCTAAGTGGCTGCCACAATCCGATTTGTTAA GACATCCGAAAATCAAGCTGTTTATAACTCAAGGAGGCTTGCAGTCCACTGATGAAGCGATAACCGCAGGAGTGCCTCTTATTGGCATACCTATACTTGGTGACCAATGGTTTAATGTTGAGCAAtacgttaaatttaatattggaaAAGAACTTGCAATTGAAACAATGACAGAAGAACAGCTAATGGCTGCTATTAAAACTGTGATTGACGATAAAag TTATCGTCAAAACATTGTCAAACTTCGCAATTTTATGAAAGATCAACCGCAATCGTCTCTGGAGCGCGCGGTGTGGTGGACGGAACACGTCCTGCGACACAGCGACGTGGAGTATCGGCGCACGCCCGCCGCGAGCGTGCACTGGACGGAGTATTATGAACTAGGAattgttgtattgttgttaAGTTGTTTGGTTGTATTTTTGTCAGTCGCAGTATTagccatatattttattgtttcaaagtTTGAGTATTATACTCACTTGaagataaagaaaaaattatga
- the LOC124539253 gene encoding UDP-glucosyltransferase 2-like, translated as MSKILSVVIYCVCMCVGAESAKILGVFPTPAISHQVVFRPLMLELANRGHEVTVITTDPAYPKHQSPQNLTEIDVHDMSYELVKEFFRKHGNEKDRLRYFYLVCDVVLDLFVAQLKSDEVQNLLRGGSQFDLVISESFIRPALIFSHIFNAPAIEFSSLSGINLAFEMVGAATHPLIYPNAMHRRIYNLTIWEKITELYYHYGMELIYKNYLLIENDKLKSVFGPNIPDLDDLRQNVRMLFLNVHPLWDFNRPVPPNVLYLGGVHQKLPRDLPQDLKSYLDSSKNGVIYVSFGTNVKPSMFPRETLKIFTDVFSQLPYDVLWKWDNDELPGRPKNVKISKWLPQSDLLRHPKIKLFITQGGLQSTDEAITAGVPLIGMPVISDQWFNVEQYIKFNIGKGLCMNTLTEKQLMDAIKIISDSESYRYNVVKLRNFMNDQPQSSLERAVWWTEHVLRHSDVEYRRTPAASVHWTEYYELGIVVLLLSCLVVFLSVAVLAIYFIVSKFKYVHLKVKKN; from the exons atgtcGAAAATATTAAGTGTAGTCATAtattgtgtgtgtatgtgcgtCGGAGCTGAAAGTGCAAAAATATTAGGAGTGTTTCCAACTCCTGCTATAAGCCATCAAGTTGTGTTCCGTCCATTGATGCTCGAACTAGCTAACCGTGGACATGAAGTCACGGTTATAACAACAGATCCAGCATATCCAAAACATCAATCTCCTCAAAACCTAACTGAAATCGATGTGCATGATATGTCCTATGAACTCGTTAAGGAGTTTTTCAGAAAGCATGGAAACGAGAAAGATCGACTTAGGTATTTTTACTTGGTGTGTGATGTCGTTTTGGATTTGTTTGTGGCACAATTAAAATCCGACGAAGTTCAAAATCTTCTTCGTGGTGGAAGTCAGTTTGATTTGGTAATATCCGAATCTTTTATACGCCCAGCTCTTATTTTTTCACACATATTCAATGCGCCAGCAATAGAATTCAGCTCGTTaagcgggattaatttagctttcgaaatGGTTGGAGCAGCCACACATCCTCTTATATATCCAAATGCAATGCATAgaagaatttataatttaacgatCTGGGAAAAGATTAcagaattatattatcattacggTATGGAGTTgatttataagaattatttactaATTGAAAATGATAAGTTAAAATCTGTTTTTGGTCCAAATATACCAGATTTGGACGATTTGAGGCAAAACGTTCGAATGTTGTTCTTGAATGTACATCCTCTTTGGGATTTCAATCGGCCTGTTCCtccaaatgtattatatttagggGGTGTGCACCAAAAACTTCCACGGGACTTACCGCAG GACTTAAAATCTTATCTTGATTCTTCGAAAAATGGAGTGATATATGTGAGTTTTGGTACAAATGTTAAGCCATCGATGTTTCCACGGGAGACATTGAAGATATTTACTGACGTGTTTTCTCAACTGCCTTACGATGTTTTGTGGAAATGGGATAACGACGAGCTTCCAGGACGTCCAAAAAACGTTAAGATTTCTAAATGGCTGCCACAATCTGATTTGTTAC GGCATCCTAAAATCAAGCTGTTTATAACTCAAGGAGGCTTGCAGTCCACTGACGAAGCGATAACTGCTGGAGTGCCTCTTATTGGAATGCCGGTGATTAGTGATCAATGGTTTAATGTCGagcaatacattaaatttaacattggAAAAGGTCTTTGTATGAATACACTCACGGAGAAACAGCTCATGGAtgctataaaaattataagcgaTAGTGAaag TTATCGTTATAATGTTGTGAAGCTACGCAACTTCATGAACGATCAACCGCAATCGTCACTGGAGCGCGCGGTGTGGTGGACGGAACACGTCCTGCGACACAGCGACGTGGAGTATCGGCGCACGCCCGCCGCGAGCGTGCACTGGACGGAGTATTATGAACTAGGAattgttgtattgttgttaAGTTGTTTGGTTGTATTTTTGTCAGTCGCAGTATTagccatatattttattgtttcaaagtTTAAGTATGTGCACTTGAAAGTTAagaaaaattga
- the LOC124539197 gene encoding uncharacterized protein LOC124539197: MEVDTELSSDALIRRKRLYEGLTIFNSDSDTETETRIAAKSKPALRGKTTKSRGSGLARAKAELKAKASEAGEEAFERSLRSRAFRKEPPHTVLDSEESSFSDVQTKDPTKMGAEELRAQAGRSAALILEVAQKSSNLKGGFGKKLRESAAALQAIVDALASRTEAEETRKLRADNGRLRKEVDSLKADVKAHRRDFAEIRSKVAVVNEASTSSTQDARMVDSIKASIISTIGVMLNARFAELEERLPPAKIQRPPLAADKRRESAQQIAVSQVQAVHSAPPLNSAPLHKRVSPAAPPAHVAGCSSAVSETTPPQVVQGMSWSTVVKKGKKGKQPSAGTIATEAYTVPKAPQAVKPKLTAPRTAAVVVTLQPEAEQKGVTYAQVLERAEQGIKLQELGINGGLKVRRSATGARVLELPRAQSDQADKLADKLRTVLDGVASVVHPVRKVDIKVTGLDDSVTKDKIIAAVAREGLDVERLHVGPVTWVWSA; encoded by the coding sequence ATGGAAGTCGACACCGAATTATCGTCGGATGCCCTAATTCGGCGAAAAAGGCTGTACGAGGGCCTCACTATTTTTAACTCCGATTCCGATACGGAGACGGAGACCAGGATAGCTGCAAAAAGCAAGCCTGCTCTTCGCGGCAAAACCACCAAAAGTCGTGGAAGTGGTCTCGCTCGGGCTAAGGCCGAGCTGAAGGCCAAGGCCAGTGAGgctggagaggaggccttcgaaCGATCGCTTCGCAGTCGAGCGTTTCGAAAGGAACCTCCTCATACTGTTTTGGACTCCGAAGAATCTTCTTTCTCGGATGTCCAAACCAAGGATCCCACAAAAATGGGCGCGGAGGAACTTCGCGCACAGGCTGGTCGTAGCGCAGCCCTCATTTTGGAGGTGGCACAAAAGTCCTCCAACTTAAAGGGAGGGTTTGGCAAGAAGCTGAGggagtcggcggctgcactacaggCGATCGTAGATGCTTTAGCTTCTCGGACGGAAGCCGAGGAGACTCGAAAGCTCCGTGCCGATAATGGacgcctgcgcaaagaggtggaTAGCCTCAAGGCCGATGTGAAAGCTCACCGCCGTGATTTTGCGGAGATACGGTCCAAGGTCGCTGTGGTAAATGAGGCGTCCACCAGCTCCACACAGGATGCTCGGATGGTGGACAGTATAAAAGCCTCAATTATCTCAACGATAGGAGTTATGCTCAACGCCCGATTTGCCGAATTGGAGGAACGCCTCCCTCCTGCAAAAATACAACGCCCTCCATTGGCTGCGGATAAGAGGCGGGAATCAGCGCAGCAAATCGCTGTGTCCCAAGTGCAGGCAGTCCATTCGGCTCCACCGCTGAATTCCGCACCCCTACATAAACGGGTGTCACCAGCTGCCCCACCGGCACATGTTGCTGGCTGTTCAAGCGCCGTGTCAGAGACAACTCCACCTCAAGTTGTCCAGGGGATGTCCTGGTCCACTGTagttaaaaaaggaaaaaagggGAAACAGCCTTCGGCTGGAACGATTGCAACGGAGGCGTACACGGTGCCCAAAGCACCCCAAGCGGTTAAGCCCAAGTTGACTGCtcctcgtacagctgcagtagTGGTTACActgcagccggaagcggagCAGAAAGGCGTAACATATGCCCAGGTCTTGGAGCGAGCTGAGCAAGGCATAAAACTGCAGGAACTCGGGATCAACGGAGGTTTAAAAGTCCGACGTTCCGCGACGGGAGCCAGAGTGCTGGAGCTGCCGAGAGCACAGTCGGACCAGGCAGACAAACTAGCCGACAAGCTCCGCACAGTGTTAGATGGGGTGGCCAGCGTCGTTCACCCCGTAAGAAAGGTGGACATTAAGGTAACGGGGCTAGATGACTCCGTCACCAAAGATAAGATAATCGCCGCAGTCGCTCGCGAGGGGTTAGATGTGGAGAGATTACACGTGGGCCCGGTTACATGGGTATGGTCCGCGTGA
- the LOC124539196 gene encoding UDP-glycosyltransferase UGT5-like, with the protein MFNIIIILIYLFHGSESAKILGVFPTPSISHQVVFRPVMLELAKRGHEVTVITTDPAYPKGQTPENLTEIDLHDISYDHWKLFTERDSGQDQLEFFRFANDFLLELFVKQFKSAEIQKFLRDDRKFDLLFIESCIRPAFVFSYIYDAPVIEFSSFSGVFTSYEKIGAATHPLIYPNAMHRRIYNLTIWEKFSELYIHYSSEKIFNEHEEMENKVLKSIIGSDMPDLHVLGEKVRMMFLNVHPLWDFNRPVPPNVLYLGGLHQKPQAKLPEDLKSYLDSSKHGVIYMSLGTNVKPSILPPEKLKIFTDVFSKLPYDILLKWDKVEFPGLPKNVKISKWLPQSDLLRHPKIKLFITQGGLQSTDEALTAGVPLVCIPMLGDQWLNAEQYAKFNIGKYILFEALTEELLIDAINTVINETSYRQNIVKLRNFMKDQPQSSLERAVWWTEHVLRHGDVEYRRTPAANIRWAEYYELEIVLLLLSCLIVFLSVAVLAIYFIVSKLNYYTHLNVKKMN; encoded by the exons atgtttaatattataattattttaatttacctttttCATGGAAGTGAATCGGCGAAAATATTAGGCGTTTTTCCAACGCCTTCTATAAGCCATCAAGTTGTGTTTCGTCCAGTAATGTTAGAACTAGCTAAGCGTGGACATGAAGTGACAGTGATAACAACAGATCCAGCATATCCAAAAGGTCAAACACCTGAAAACCTAACAGAAATCGATCTGCATGATATTTCCTACGACCACTGGAAGTTGTTTACAGAAAGAGATAGCGGACAGGATCAACTTGAATTTTTTCGTTTCGCAAATGATTTTCTCTTAGAATTATTCGTGAAACAATTCAAGTCAGCTGAAATTCAAAAATTCCTCCGCGATGATAGGAAATTCGATTTATTGTTTATCGAATCTTGTATTCGACCGGCCTTTGTGTTTTCGTATATCTACGATGCACCAGTTATCGAATTCAGCTCGTTTAGTGGTGTTTTTACCTCTTACGAAAAGATCGGAGCAGCCACACATCCGCTAATTTACCCTAACGCAATGCATAGAAGAATTTATAATCTAACCATATGGGAGAAGTTCAGCGAGTTATATATTCATTACTCAAGCGAGAAAATTTTTAACGAACACGAAGAAAtggaaaataaagtattaaagtcGATTATTGGTTCAGACATGCCAGATTTGCACGTTTTGGGTGAAAAAGTACGCATGATGTTCCTAAATGTTCATCCTTTATGGGATTTCAATCGGCCTGTTCCACCAAATGTATTGTATCTAGGAGGCTTGCATCAAAAACCTCAAGCTAAGCTACCGGAG gatCTAAAATCTTATCTAGATTCTTCTAAACATGGAGTTATATATATGAGCCTTGGTACAAATGTGAAGCCTTCGATATTACCACCAGAGAAATTGAAGATATTTACCGATGTGTTTTCAAAacttccttacgatattttattgaaatgggATAAAGTCGAGTTTCCAGGACTTCCAAAGAatgttaaaatttcaaaatggcTACCACAATCGGATTTATTAA GACATCCTAAAATAAAGCTATTTATAACACAAGGAGGTTTACAATCTACGGATGAAGCTCTTACTGCTGGCGTACCTCTTGTTTGTATACCAATGCTTGGTGACCAATGGCTTAATGCGGAGCAATACGCTAAATTTAACATcggaaaatacattttatttgaagcaCTGACAGAAGAATTGCTGATAGATGCTATTAATACTGTAATCAACGAAACaag TTATCGTCAAAACATTGTCAAACTTCGCAATTTTATGAAAGATCAACCGCAATCGTCGCTGGAGCGCGCGGTGTGGTGGACGGAACACGTCTTGCGTCACGGCGATGTGGAGTATCGGCGCACGCCCGCCGCGAACATACGCTGGGCGGAGTATTATGAACTAGAAATTGTTCTATTGTTGTTAAGTTGTTTGATTGTATTCTTGTCAGTCGCAGTATTagcgatatattttattgtttcaaagCTTAACTATTATACGCACTTAAATGTTaagaaaatgaattaa
- the LOC124539290 gene encoding UDP-glycosyltransferase UGT5-like, with protein MSKILSVVIYCVFMCVGVENAKILGVFPFPSISHQVVFRPLMLELAKRGHEVTVITTDPAYPKHQAPQNLTEIDVHDMSYVCIRDFISKHGKEKDPLKFSYLVNNFILDMFVKQLKSDEIQNLLRSNSQFDLVFTESFIRPTLIYSHIFNAPVIEFSSLSAINSAFEMIGAATHPLIYPNPMHRRIHNLTIWEKIAELYYHYGMELIFKYHLQTENDHLKSILGPTIPDLDDLRQNVRMLFLNVHPVWDFNRPVPPNVLYLGGLHQKPPRDLPQELKSYLDSSKNGVIYVSFGTNVKPSMFPPEKLKVFTHVFSRLPYDVLWKWDNEELPGRPKNVRISKWLPQSDLLKHPKIKLFVTQGGLQSTDEALTAGVPLIGIPMLGDQWFNVEQYVKFNIGKQLAIETMTEEQLMDAIKTVIDDKSYRQNIVKLRNFVNDQPQSSLERAVWWTEHVLRHSDVDYRRTPAASVHWTEYYELGIILLLLSCLIVFLSVTVLAICFIVSKVKYYTHLKVKKN; from the exons atgtcgaAAATATTAAGTGTGGTTATATATTGTGTGTTTATGTGCGTTGGAGttgaaaatgcaaaaatattagGAGTGTTTCCATTTCCTTCTATAAGCCATCAAGTTGTTTTCCGTCCATTGATGTTAGAACTAGCTAAGCGTGGACATGAAGTCACGGTTATAACAACAGATCCAGCATATCCAAAACATCAAGCTCCTCAAAACCTAACTGAAATCGATGTACACGATATGTCTTATGTATGTATCAGAGATTTTATCAGCAAACACGGGAAGGAGAAAGATCCACTGAAGTTTTCTTACTTGGTGAATAATTTCATATTGGATATgtttgtaaaacaattaaaatctgaCGAAATTCAAAATCTCCTTCGTAGTAATAGTCAGTTTGATTTGGTATTTACCGAGTCCTTTATACGTCCAACTCTTATTTATTCACACATATTCAATGCGCCAGTGATAGAATTCAGCTCGTTAAGTGCGATTAATTCAGCTTTTGAAATGATTGGAGCAGCCACACATCCTCTTATTTATCCAAATCCAATGCATAGAAGAATTCATAACTTAACGATATGGGAAAAAATTGcagaattatattatcattacggTATGGAGCTGATTTTTAAGTATCATTTACAAACTGAAAATGACCACTTAAAATCTATTCTTGGCCCTACTATACCAGATTTAGACGATTTGAGGCAAAACGTTCGAATGTTGTTCTTGAATGTACATCCTGTGTGGGATTTCAATCGGCCTGTTCCTCCAAATGTATTATACTTAGGAGGTTTGCATCAAAAACCTCCACGTGACTTACCGCAG GAATTAAAATCATATCTTGATTCTTCGAAAAATGGAGTGATATATGTGAGTTTTGGTACAAATGTTAAGCCATCAATGTTTCCTCCGGAGAAGTTGAAGGTATTCACTCATGTATTTTCACGACTACCTTACGATGTTCTGTGGAAATGGGACAACGAAGAGCTTCCAGGACGTCCAAAGAACGTTAGGATTTCTAAGTGGTTGCCACAATCCGATTTATTGA AGCATCCCAAAATCAAACTGTTTGTAACTCAAGGAGGTTTACAGTCTACGGATGAAGCTTTAACAGCTGGAGTGCCTCTGATTGGCATACCTATGCTTGGTGATCAATGGTTTAATGTTGAGCAAtacgttaaatttaatattggaaAACAACTTGCAATTGAAACAATGACAGAAGAACAGCTAATGGATGCTATTAAAACTGTGATTGACGATAAAAg TTATCGTCAAAACATTGTCAAACTTCGTAATTTTGTAAATGATCAGCCGCAATCGTCGTTGGAGCGCGCGGTGTGGTGGACAGAACACGTCCTCCGACACAGCGACGTGGATTATCGGCGCACGCCCGCCGCGAGCGTACACTGGACGGAGTATTATGAACtaggaattattttattgttgttaagTTGTTTGATTGTATTCTTGTCAGTCACAGTATTAGcgatatgttttattgtttcaaaggTTAAATATTATACGCACCTAAAGgttaagaaaaattaa